A region from the Triticum urartu cultivar G1812 chromosome 1, Tu2.1, whole genome shotgun sequence genome encodes:
- the LOC125537453 gene encoding peroxidase 2-like, whose translation MAAVAAKLQVLVACALLLLAVGCQASPFWPLEIGYYHDKCPQAEAVVKGVMEKAVSQNPGNGAAMIRMLFHDCFVEGCDASVLLDPTPFSPTPEKLSPPNDPTLRGFELIDAIKDALEVACPGVVSCADIVAFAARDASCILSRGKINFQMPSGRRDGTFSNASEPLKFLVPPTSNLSDLVASFVIKGLNAEDLVVLSGAHTIGRSHCSSFVSDRLNTPSDINGGLAAFLRGQCPADATPGGNDPTVMQDVVTPNRLDRQYYKNVLSHTVLFTSDAALMTSAETARMVVENAKIPGWWEDRFEKAMVKMAGIEVKTGYQGQIRKNCRAINHY comes from the exons ATGGCGGCTGTTGCTGCAAAGCTGCAGGTTTTGGTGGCTTGTGCCTTGCTGCTCCTCGCAGTGGGATGCCAGGCCAGCCCTTTCTGGCCACTGGAGATCGGCTACTACCACGACAAGTGCCCCCAGGCGGAGGCCGTCGTCAAGGGCGTCATGGAGAAGGCCGTCTCCCAGAACCCCGGCAATGGCGCCGCCATGATCCGCATGCTCTTCCACGACTGTTTCGTCGAG GGCTGTGATGCTTCCGTCCTCCTGGACCCGACCCCGTTCAGCCCGACGCCGGAGAAGCTCAGCCCGCCGAACGACCCTACCCTACGCGGCTTTGAGCTGATTGACGCGATCAAGGACGCCCTCGAGGTGGCCTGCCCGGGCGTCGTCTCCTGTGCAGACATTGTCGCCTTCGCGGCCCGTGACGCATCCTGCATCCTCAGCAGGGGCAAGATAAACTTCCAGATGCCGTCCGGCCGCCGCGACGGCACCTTCTCCAACGCCTCCGAGCCGCTCAAGTTCCTGGTCCCGCCGACGTCCAACCTCAGCGACCTCGTCGCTAGCTTCGTCATCAAGGGCCTCAACGCGGAGGACCTGGTCGTCCTCTCCGGCGCGCACACCATCGGGCGTTCCCACTGCTCGTCCTTCGTCTCCGACCGCCTCAACACCCCCTCTGACATCAACGGCGGCCTCGCCGCGTTCCTGAGGGGCCAGTGCCCGGCCGACGCTACGCCGGGCGGCAATGACCCGACGGTGATGCAGGACGTGGTGACGCCCAACAGGCTGGACAGGCAGTACTACAAGAACGTGCTGTCGCACACGGTGCTCTTCACCTCTGACGCGGCGCTCATGACGTCGGCGGAGACGGCAAGAATGGTGGTGGAGAACGCCAAAATCCCCGGGTGGTGGGAGGACAGGTTCGAGAAGGCCATGGTGAAGATGGCCGGCATCGAGGTCAAGACCGGCTACCAGGGCCAGATCAGGAAGAACTGCCGCGCAATCAACCACTACTAA